From a region of the Marinomonas mediterranea MMB-1 genome:
- a CDS encoding nitroreductase family protein translates to MSKDFITFMRNRVSEPKLSTPAPTKEEWKDVLEAASRAADHGGLKPWRFKVYEGEGRQKVGEIYWQHAKSEVDSLPEDKKDSFIKKAFRAPQVLLVYTHVVEHPKIPAAEQIMAVSAAAQQALLGLSALGYGAMWRTGPACFTEQTNGLLGLEKTDQIVGLIYVGTPETSSATVKPVDLEGRFEWVSE, encoded by the coding sequence ATGAGTAAAGATTTTATAACATTTATGCGCAATCGCGTATCTGAACCCAAATTAAGCACACCAGCCCCGACGAAAGAAGAATGGAAAGACGTGCTAGAGGCCGCCAGCCGCGCTGCCGATCATGGCGGTCTAAAGCCATGGCGATTCAAAGTCTATGAGGGAGAAGGGCGCCAAAAAGTTGGCGAAATATACTGGCAGCACGCGAAATCAGAAGTCGACTCCCTGCCAGAAGATAAAAAAGACTCCTTTATTAAAAAAGCCTTCAGAGCACCACAAGTATTGCTTGTTTACACACACGTTGTAGAGCATCCAAAAATCCCTGCGGCTGAACAAATCATGGCGGTGTCCGCGGCGGCTCAACAAGCATTACTGGGATTAAGCGCACTCGGATACGGTGCAATGTGGCGTACGGGGCCAGCCTGCTTCACAGAACAAACAAACGGCTTATTAGGGCTTGAGAAAACAGATCAAATTGTCGGCTTAATCTACGTCGGTACGCCAGAGACGTCTTCTGCTACAGTGAAACCAGTTGACCTAGAAGGGCGCTTTGAGTGGGTCTCAGAATAA
- a CDS encoding dsDNA nuclease domain-containing protein produces MPKSDSGGIGAKKGFLYQDYVAALYTLKMLDDKSIEKVRCEVSDDIDIIYDDHIEYIQVKTTKADKSWQLSEFTKASYKTTKTKTGRERKKYNNDSILHKSLDCDAEHLNGLFRIVTPRDVYANLSYLKIPLSERSGNPRREGILKSLRGALRDYESPNGNNVEYWLDHATWQVIATDEQIKLAAFKIITTVAYEYCGVHLNPTRDPQRILNDLLTNLIEKSATSIVLRSEDQKTYTRKDFIYWFKKEVEHYGNQARNQLKVYTTDSAKLTAILDTFLTDDNLYRLEGDKSCRGIKGKYHRKKYKYESISKGITKWLPEVLLRPSEIADQSPEKLEDKIQSYASKKAHILSTLDSLIANVLLHSTIRTSYNSQPIPAHLYIDDEKGTSFDNVHILLNDHEPDSLIMGFSHLIEGDVDGSLEKIVEKFDELLESDAFSSRNEKILEDKEDSYLLKHDIDEILQSNTSLDEHISRFRFAFFLGYETDILKCNQCEMSKEYLVELEAEVISHFQKLIDSLIEKDDFFEDLHIYVYLCPIPSIDTLKSSVRKVVEEV; encoded by the coding sequence ATGCCGAAATCAGATAGTGGTGGTATTGGTGCAAAAAAAGGCTTTTTGTATCAAGATTATGTTGCAGCCCTGTACACACTCAAAATGTTGGATGACAAAAGTATTGAAAAAGTCCGATGCGAAGTATCAGATGATATAGACATCATTTATGACGATCACATTGAATATATCCAAGTAAAAACAACTAAAGCAGACAAGTCTTGGCAACTCAGTGAATTTACCAAGGCATCATATAAAACAACCAAAACTAAGACGGGAAGGGAGAGAAAAAAGTACAATAATGATTCTATTCTACATAAATCATTAGACTGCGATGCAGAACATTTAAATGGGTTATTTCGTATTGTTACTCCTCGTGATGTTTACGCAAATTTATCATATCTTAAAATACCTCTGAGTGAACGTTCTGGAAATCCACGAAGAGAGGGTATCCTCAAGTCATTACGAGGAGCCTTAAGGGACTATGAATCCCCGAATGGAAACAATGTGGAGTATTGGTTGGACCATGCTACTTGGCAAGTTATTGCAACTGATGAACAAATCAAACTAGCTGCATTTAAAATAATAACGACTGTGGCTTATGAATATTGTGGAGTGCATTTAAACCCTACGCGTGACCCACAGCGAATTCTGAATGATTTGCTTACAAATCTAATTGAAAAAAGTGCGACTTCTATTGTATTACGGAGTGAAGATCAAAAAACTTATACTAGGAAAGACTTTATTTATTGGTTTAAGAAAGAGGTCGAACACTACGGCAATCAAGCCCGAAATCAGTTAAAAGTATATACCACCGATAGTGCTAAGCTAACTGCAATTCTAGATACTTTTTTAACTGATGATAACCTATACAGGCTTGAAGGTGATAAATCCTGCAGGGGAATTAAAGGAAAATACCACCGAAAAAAATACAAGTATGAGAGCATTTCAAAGGGGATCACAAAGTGGTTGCCAGAGGTATTACTTCGCCCTAGTGAAATTGCAGATCAATCCCCTGAAAAATTAGAAGATAAAATTCAAAGTTATGCCTCAAAAAAAGCACATATTCTATCTACGTTAGACAGCTTAATAGCCAACGTTTTGCTTCACTCAACTATACGTACAAGCTACAACTCTCAACCTATACCAGCACATCTTTATATCGACGATGAAAAAGGCACTTCTTTTGACAATGTACATATTCTACTCAATGATCATGAGCCAGACTCATTAATCATGGGCTTTAGTCACCTTATCGAAGGAGATGTAGACGGTTCACTAGAGAAAATTGTAGAAAAATTCGATGAATTACTCGAGTCTGATGCATTTAGCTCCAGAAATGAAAAAATATTAGAGGATAAAGAAGATAGTTACTTACTTAAGCATGATATTGATGAAATTTTGCAATCAAATACATCTTTAGATGAGCACATATCGCGCTTTCGGTTTGCTTTCTTTTTAGGTTATGAGACAGATATACTAAAATGCAACCAATGTGAAATGTCTAAAGAGTATTTGGTAGAACTAGAAGCGGAAGTTATTTCTCACTTTCAAAAATTAATTGACTCTCTCATTGAAAAAGATGATTTTTTTGAAGACCTACATATATACGTATACCTATGCCCAATCCCTTCTATTGACACGCTTAAATCCTCAGTAAGAAAAGTGGTAGAGGAAGTATGA
- a CDS encoding DEAD/DEAH box helicase, whose product MMFNLNPKVCIENVRNDVLSPFMYLKHANKCLSSPSHKSIGREYVIRALDEFDKFESQSQLLKNLVRKAGLYPYLIKFFSSTKAPDIELLLQLYQSEISPDFVFHSMQAKIYNLLISGKNVVLSAPTSMGKSAIVDSLIASNRFNRLVVVVPTIALIDETRRRIQKNFGRKFQVIHHGSQERRKDRTIYVLTQERVNEREDLQNIDLFVVDEFYKLAFSHEDKSRAISLNIALSKLLSVSKQFYMIGPYIDAMRGMDALQKEYVFVPSDFNTVALNVNEYNIKPNDVASKNSQLKKILETYKGQTIIYCRSQKSIDQVVTSMDYICFDKPSREIKNYYRWLKRFYGSNWCYSRALKLGIGVHHGALPRALQQKTVDLFNKNKIKYLVCTSTLIEGVNTVAENVVIYDNRRANASIDDFTHKNIAGRAGRMNQHLIGNVFCLESLPSREFQSNVVELPLGHQNVETPLNLLAGIQSEHLTDMSRESLSQFDMSSKVPLDLIRKHASYNVLSIESAYSFITELSIEDMKLLSKKKTPDSYNLELLVQFIKILEAGALQKLSLHFEDNDELKNRMAWYIYAESHTDYIRERLKYIYSHREGVQRVSEGTDWEFKIARNIFKHSIPRALMLLQDLLNYQFDQLDIKVVTDFGYLVHIFENSHLPTAFSALEEMGIAIETLEKLVTERVSSSSIETLSRYIRMYYKKSERLHAIDRMFIRLAL is encoded by the coding sequence ATGATGTTTAACCTAAACCCAAAAGTATGTATTGAAAATGTTCGAAACGACGTTTTAAGCCCATTTATGTACTTAAAACATGCTAATAAGTGTTTATCGTCTCCTAGTCATAAATCAATTGGCAGGGAGTACGTAATTCGCGCACTTGATGAATTTGATAAATTTGAAAGTCAAAGTCAACTACTAAAAAACCTAGTTCGAAAAGCAGGCTTGTACCCGTACTTAATAAAGTTTTTTTCTTCAACTAAAGCACCTGATATAGAGCTGCTGTTACAACTGTACCAAAGTGAAATTAGTCCAGATTTCGTTTTTCACTCGATGCAGGCAAAGATTTACAACCTTTTAATTTCCGGAAAGAATGTAGTTCTGAGTGCGCCCACAAGCATGGGGAAAAGCGCTATTGTCGATTCATTGATTGCAAGCAATAGATTTAATCGGTTAGTCGTCGTCGTACCAACCATTGCATTAATAGATGAAACAAGGCGACGCATTCAAAAAAATTTTGGTAGAAAGTTCCAAGTTATCCATCATGGTTCACAGGAACGTCGAAAAGATAGAACTATTTATGTTCTAACACAAGAACGTGTCAATGAGAGAGAGGACTTACAGAATATAGACCTCTTTGTTGTAGATGAGTTCTATAAACTAGCATTTAGCCATGAAGATAAATCAAGAGCGATTTCTTTGAATATTGCTCTAAGTAAATTGCTATCCGTCTCTAAACAATTTTACATGATTGGCCCATATATAGACGCTATGCGTGGGATGGATGCTTTACAAAAAGAATATGTATTTGTTCCATCTGATTTCAATACTGTTGCATTAAATGTTAATGAATACAACATCAAACCAAATGATGTTGCTTCTAAGAATAGTCAGTTAAAAAAAATATTAGAAACCTATAAAGGACAGACTATCATCTATTGCAGATCGCAAAAGTCGATTGATCAGGTTGTCACTTCAATGGATTATATTTGTTTTGATAAACCTTCTCGTGAAATTAAAAATTATTACCGTTGGTTAAAAAGGTTTTATGGTAGTAACTGGTGCTACTCTAGAGCCTTAAAACTTGGTATCGGGGTTCATCACGGAGCTTTGCCACGTGCATTACAGCAAAAAACTGTAGACCTTTTTAATAAAAATAAAATCAAGTACTTAGTATGTACATCGACATTAATAGAAGGTGTAAATACGGTAGCTGAAAATGTAGTAATTTATGATAATAGAAGAGCTAACGCATCTATTGATGACTTTACTCATAAGAATATCGCAGGTCGAGCAGGCCGAATGAATCAGCATCTGATAGGTAACGTATTCTGTTTGGAATCCCTTCCAAGCAGAGAGTTTCAATCCAACGTAGTTGAATTACCTCTCGGGCATCAGAATGTCGAAACACCTTTGAACCTGCTTGCTGGAATTCAAAGCGAGCATCTGACTGATATGAGCCGTGAATCTCTTTCTCAATTTGATATGTCTTCCAAAGTGCCATTAGATTTAATTAGAAAGCACGCTTCTTACAATGTTCTTAGCATCGAATCTGCATACAGTTTCATTACTGAGCTTTCCATTGAAGATATGAAACTTCTATCGAAAAAGAAAACTCCAGATAGTTATAACTTAGAACTGCTTGTTCAATTTATAAAAATTTTAGAAGCGGGAGCTCTTCAAAAGTTAAGCTTACACTTCGAAGATAATGACGAGTTAAAAAATAGAATGGCTTGGTATATTTATGCCGAGAGCCATACCGATTATATTCGTGAAAGGCTGAAATATATATACAGTCACCGAGAAGGGGTTCAGCGAGTTTCTGAGGGTACTGACTGGGAGTTTAAAATAGCTCGAAACATTTTTAAACACTCAATCCCTAGAGCCCTAATGCTTTTACAAGATTTGCTAAATTACCAATTTGACCAATTGGATATTAAGGTTGTGACTGATTTTGGGTACTTGGTTCATATATTTGAAAACTCACACTTGCCTACAGCATTCTCAGCTTTAGAGGAAATGGGGATAGCAATAGAAACTCTGGAAAAGCTAGTTACTGAACGCGTGAGTTCATCAAGTATTGAAACATTGTCTAGATATATTCGCATGTACTACAAAAAATCCGAAAGGTTACATGCTATCGATAGGATGTTTATTCGACTTGCATTGTAA
- a CDS encoding helix-turn-helix transcriptional regulator, with the protein MKLNEVINTTGLSRSSIYAYMSKGNFPKPIQLGPRAVAWIEEEVHKWLCDKISQRG; encoded by the coding sequence ATGAAATTAAACGAAGTCATCAACACAACTGGGCTTTCTAGATCGTCAATCTATGCTTACATGTCAAAGGGCAATTTCCCAAAACCCATTCAGCTAGGACCTAGGGCCGTCGCTTGGATTGAAGAGGAAGTTCATAAATGGCTATGTGATAAGATCAGCCAGAGAGGGTAA
- a CDS encoding sigma-54-dependent Fis family transcriptional regulator has product MSNMSQQRRHIETILRYDGHRLNGKSALPPELIGRSWQRCINEYGLDPSRPRPARIVTQQTLLEHQDSVDELLNVARAGVEQLFTQIAGLGYVLLLSDYRGITVQFLGNKKDDDRLQKAGLYLGADWSEQYAGTCAVGTCIQEQQALTCHRTNHFDSSHIGLTCTAAPIKDPFGQLLAVLDISALNSSRSPDSQNFALHLTQLYARLIEDAYFLRRYRHSLIFKCDQSRELVQVNGQLLFALDEQGQVLAANTAGRRLLSQCQVIGQQCISLPTLLECQWRDILSITYESKDGIRAFRLTGTQQTLFGMLIEPTMNTPYQKHLSSNLTDTEESVPSLDCLCADDPAMRKTIRLAKHLRHRDMNLLILGDTGTGKEVLAQALHVSSNRSDKPFVAVNCAAIPESLIESELFGYAPGTFTGGRAKGAKGLIQQADGGSLFLDEIGDMPLHLQTRLLRVLAEGLVLPLGALQPIEVDIRVLAATHCDLLQRITDGRFREDLFYRLNGATLKLPTLNARADKQYLIQVLLKKINPDVRLRADAMSALLAYNWPGNIRQLKNALTFAEAVCAGDEITVQHLPEEFITHHQHLNQTLPEIQATTHYAAISKNLPQQAEQPSLLDLLQQHRWNVSSVARVLGVSRPTVYRRMVKQGVVQPKNW; this is encoded by the coding sequence ATGAGCAATATGAGTCAGCAACGCCGTCATATAGAAACGATATTGCGTTATGACGGTCACCGATTGAACGGTAAAAGCGCGCTTCCCCCAGAGTTGATTGGCCGCTCTTGGCAACGCTGTATCAACGAGTATGGTTTGGATCCTAGTCGACCTAGACCGGCACGCATTGTGACTCAGCAGACCTTGCTAGAACATCAAGACTCGGTGGATGAGTTGTTAAATGTTGCACGTGCGGGTGTAGAGCAATTATTCACACAAATTGCAGGACTCGGTTATGTTTTATTGCTTAGTGATTACCGAGGTATCACTGTTCAATTTTTGGGGAATAAAAAAGATGATGATCGACTGCAGAAGGCAGGACTTTATTTAGGTGCGGATTGGAGTGAGCAATACGCAGGTACATGTGCTGTGGGTACCTGCATCCAAGAGCAACAAGCGCTAACGTGCCACCGTACCAATCATTTTGATAGCTCTCATATTGGCTTAACCTGTACCGCCGCACCCATCAAAGACCCTTTTGGCCAACTCTTGGCTGTTTTGGATATTTCTGCGTTAAATTCATCTCGTTCGCCTGACAGTCAAAATTTTGCGCTGCATTTAACTCAGCTCTACGCTCGACTGATAGAAGATGCGTATTTCTTGCGGCGCTATCGACACAGCCTGATATTCAAATGCGATCAATCGCGTGAGTTAGTACAGGTAAATGGACAACTGCTATTCGCATTAGACGAACAAGGTCAAGTGTTAGCGGCAAACACAGCAGGACGTCGTTTATTGTCACAATGCCAAGTCATTGGCCAACAATGCATTTCGCTACCAACATTGTTGGAGTGTCAATGGCGGGATATTTTATCCATTACATACGAAAGTAAAGATGGTATACGCGCTTTTCGTTTAACGGGCACTCAGCAAACTTTGTTCGGTATGTTGATCGAACCAACTATGAACACGCCTTACCAAAAGCACCTTTCCAGTAATCTCACCGATACAGAAGAATCTGTTCCCAGCCTAGACTGTTTGTGTGCCGATGACCCAGCGATGCGAAAAACCATTCGCTTGGCTAAACATTTACGCCATAGGGATATGAACTTACTGATTTTAGGAGATACAGGAACTGGTAAAGAAGTGTTAGCCCAAGCGCTTCATGTTAGCAGTAATCGCTCCGACAAGCCTTTTGTTGCTGTTAATTGCGCGGCAATCCCAGAATCGTTGATTGAAAGTGAGTTGTTTGGCTATGCCCCTGGAACCTTTACTGGGGGGCGAGCAAAAGGGGCAAAAGGGTTAATTCAACAAGCGGATGGCGGCTCTCTCTTTTTAGATGAGATTGGGGATATGCCACTGCATTTACAAACACGCTTACTGAGAGTGTTAGCCGAAGGGTTGGTTTTACCATTGGGCGCGTTACAACCTATAGAGGTCGACATCCGCGTATTAGCGGCTACACATTGTGATTTGTTACAACGCATAACCGACGGACGTTTTCGGGAGGATCTGTTCTATCGTTTAAATGGAGCAACATTAAAGCTGCCAACGCTGAATGCACGCGCAGATAAGCAATATTTAATTCAGGTGTTATTGAAAAAGATTAATCCAGACGTGAGATTACGGGCTGATGCCATGAGTGCATTATTGGCATACAACTGGCCAGGCAATATTCGTCAGCTTAAAAATGCGCTAACGTTTGCGGAAGCTGTCTGTGCAGGCGACGAGATTACGGTCCAGCACTTACCCGAAGAGTTTATCACTCATCACCAGCATCTGAATCAAACACTCCCCGAGATCCAAGCGACGACGCATTATGCTGCCATCTCTAAAAACCTCCCCCAGCAAGCGGAACAACCCTCTTTATTGGACTTACTTCAACAGCATCGATGGAACGTATCCTCTGTAGCCAGGGTATTGGGTGTATCACGACCTACTGTCTATCGACGGATGGTAAAACAGGGGGTTGTACAGCCAAAGAATTGGTAA
- a CDS encoding NAD(P)/FAD-dependent oxidoreductase, translating into MTQSATKQSALSTTHQPNVTVTQWLEKLSSAFHSNTPSDAAFLFEEDGYWRDLVAFTWNIKTLEGRTAIRDMINETVSHIRPTNWQLDEDVTEKDGVIDAWITFDTAVAKGRAYLRLRDGLAWTFLTTMVELTDYPEKRNKRRPKGAEHGANKNRQTWLEKRQHEEMTLGYTEQPYCLIIGGGQGGIGLAARLRQLDVPTIVIDALPKPGDTWRNRYKSLSLHDPIWYDHMPYLPFPENWPVFTPKDKIGDWLEMYTKVMEINYWGSTRCTNAQFDEEKQEWVVSVERDGVALTLRPKQLVLATGMSGIPNIPEIPGMDTFEGEQHHSSKHPGGEAYKGKKCIVLGGNNSAHDICCALWENEADVTMIQRSSTHIIKSDSLMELVLGGLYSEEAVENGMTTYKADMTFASIPFQIMPQFHIPAYQAVAEKDKDFYQRLTDAGFLLDFGEDGSGLFMKYLRRGSGYYIDVGASDLVANGDIKLKSGVSIERIKPKSVVLTDGTELEADLIVYATGFGSMNGWAAKIISQDVADKVGKCWGMGSNTAKDPGPWEGELRNMWKPTHQEALWFHGGNLHQSRHYSQYLSLQLKARMEGIETPVYGMEPVHHLS; encoded by the coding sequence ATGACCCAGTCAGCAACTAAGCAATCAGCGCTGAGCACAACACATCAACCCAATGTCACGGTTACCCAATGGCTTGAAAAACTATCGAGTGCATTTCATTCAAATACTCCCAGCGATGCCGCATTTCTGTTTGAAGAGGATGGATACTGGCGAGACTTGGTCGCATTTACATGGAACATAAAAACATTAGAAGGTCGTACGGCTATCCGTGACATGATCAACGAAACGGTTAGCCATATCCGCCCTACAAACTGGCAATTGGATGAAGACGTCACCGAAAAAGACGGTGTTATTGATGCTTGGATTACGTTTGATACCGCTGTTGCTAAAGGTCGTGCCTACCTTCGTTTGCGTGATGGGCTTGCTTGGACGTTTTTAACCACCATGGTCGAGCTCACAGATTATCCAGAAAAGCGTAACAAACGTCGTCCAAAAGGCGCAGAACATGGTGCCAATAAAAATCGTCAAACATGGCTTGAAAAACGCCAACATGAAGAGATGACACTTGGCTACACAGAGCAACCATATTGTCTCATCATCGGAGGTGGGCAAGGCGGTATTGGATTAGCGGCTCGCCTGCGCCAACTAGATGTTCCAACCATCGTAATTGATGCTTTACCAAAGCCTGGGGATACATGGCGTAATCGGTATAAGTCGCTATCCCTGCATGACCCCATTTGGTATGACCACATGCCATACCTTCCTTTTCCTGAAAACTGGCCCGTATTTACTCCCAAAGACAAGATAGGTGATTGGCTGGAGATGTACACCAAGGTTATGGAAATAAACTACTGGGGCTCAACTCGTTGCACGAATGCACAATTTGATGAAGAAAAACAAGAGTGGGTGGTCAGTGTCGAACGAGATGGTGTCGCTCTGACACTTCGCCCCAAACAGCTTGTTTTAGCAACAGGTATGTCTGGTATTCCGAACATACCAGAAATCCCTGGTATGGATACGTTTGAAGGGGAGCAACACCACTCCAGCAAACACCCTGGCGGAGAAGCTTACAAAGGTAAGAAATGCATTGTATTAGGAGGTAACAATTCTGCCCATGATATTTGTTGTGCACTTTGGGAAAACGAAGCGGATGTCACCATGATCCAACGCTCTTCAACGCATATCATCAAATCTGACTCCCTGATGGAGCTCGTCTTAGGGGGGTTATACTCAGAAGAAGCGGTTGAAAATGGCATGACAACCTATAAGGCAGATATGACCTTCGCGTCCATTCCGTTTCAAATCATGCCACAGTTCCATATTCCCGCTTATCAAGCGGTTGCAGAAAAGGATAAAGACTTTTATCAGCGCTTAACGGATGCCGGGTTCTTGCTTGATTTTGGCGAAGATGGCTCGGGACTATTTATGAAATATCTGCGTCGTGGCTCGGGCTACTACATCGATGTGGGGGCATCTGATTTGGTGGCCAATGGCGATATTAAACTAAAATCGGGTGTTTCCATTGAACGCATTAAACCAAAATCCGTTGTGCTGACAGATGGCACAGAACTCGAAGCCGATTTGATCGTTTACGCCACAGGATTTGGTTCAATGAATGGTTGGGCCGCGAAGATCATCTCTCAAGACGTAGCCGATAAAGTGGGTAAATGCTGGGGGATGGGTTCAAACACAGCGAAAGACCCTGGACCTTGGGAAGGAGAGCTTCGCAATATGTGGAAGCCCACTCATCAAGAAGCGCTCTGGTTTCATGGGGGTAACTTGCATCAATCCAGACATTATTCGCAATATTTATCACTACAACTCAAAGCCCGTATGGAAGGGATAGAAACCCCGGTTTATGGCATGGAGCCAGTCCACCATTTAAGCTAG
- a CDS encoding transposase: MPRPRSQQVSLSDTPYYHCISRCVRRAFLCGEDVVTGKSFEHRRGWIENRLLFLAQIFAIDVCAYAVMSNHIHVVLHVNAQDAKDWTTREVIERWHKLHKGTVLTQKYIRGEELPKAVMEMLEVTAETYRQRLMDISWFMRNLSEPIARQANFEDNCTGRFWEGRFKSQALLDEAALIACMAYVDLNPLRANIADTPETSQFTSVKKRVKSAKRAEQPKELMPFIGNERENQPTGIAFKLKDYLDLVDLTGRIVREDKRGSIDLSLSPILQRVGISHENWITIATQFESNSSSIVGAEASIKEYSHSNPKARPNRRCTRLLA, translated from the coding sequence ATGCCGCGCCCAAGAAGTCAACAGGTCAGCTTGTCTGATACTCCTTATTATCATTGTATTTCTCGCTGTGTTCGCCGCGCTTTTCTTTGTGGAGAGGATGTCGTCACGGGCAAAAGCTTTGAACATCGTCGTGGTTGGATCGAAAACCGTCTTTTATTTCTTGCTCAAATATTTGCCATCGATGTGTGTGCCTATGCTGTGATGAGTAACCACATTCATGTTGTTTTGCATGTGAATGCGCAAGACGCCAAGGACTGGACAACTCGTGAAGTGATTGAGCGCTGGCACAAACTCCATAAGGGAACAGTGCTCACTCAGAAGTACATCCGAGGTGAAGAGCTGCCAAAGGCTGTGATGGAAATGTTGGAAGTGACAGCCGAGACTTATCGTCAACGGCTCATGGATATTAGCTGGTTCATGAGGAATCTCAGTGAGCCAATAGCAAGGCAAGCAAATTTTGAAGATAATTGTACAGGCCGGTTCTGGGAAGGGCGCTTCAAGTCTCAGGCACTCTTGGATGAAGCTGCGTTAATTGCTTGCATGGCGTATGTCGATCTCAATCCACTTAGAGCGAATATCGCAGACACGCCTGAAACCTCTCAATTTACCAGCGTAAAGAAACGAGTTAAGTCAGCGAAGCGTGCAGAGCAACCAAAAGAGTTGATGCCATTTATCGGCAACGAAAGAGAAAACCAACCGACTGGAATTGCTTTTAAACTCAAAGACTACCTTGATCTTGTTGATCTGACTGGACGTATTGTTCGCGAAGATAAAAGAGGGTCAATCGATCTATCACTTTCGCCTATTTTACAAAGAGTAGGCATTTCTCACGAAAATTGGATAACGATTGCAACTCAGTTCGAATCAAACTCAAGCAGTATCGTAGGAGCGGAAGCAAGCATAAAGGAATATTCGCACTCAAATCCTAAAGCCAGACCAAACCGAAGGTGCACTAGGCTACTCGCGTAA
- a CDS encoding glycosyltransferase, with protein sequence MDLPEYRIEPVYLSDKGGGWHYRYTRQWASQIMGRSSERAVNEPIDRAPSDFLLIVDFMSGGLYHVMLSGIYDDLRRDGVEIKTVTYDLLPILFPSYFPAENEVELNHKLWLEAVFKLDGTVCISKSVADELTVWAKKNTDADLSSFSIDWFHLGADIGSCVPTKGCPDDYLTTVGSIEQDISFLMVGTIEPRKGYAQSLAAFQLIWDKGVDVNLVFVGKQGWNMNEFFDKIKSSTEYNRKLFWLEGISDEYLEKIYEASSCLIAASEAEGLGLPLIGAAQYKLPIVARDIPVFREVATEYAFYFKDSQNPQDIAGAVTNWLELNTKSKAPRSDDMPWLTW encoded by the coding sequence ATGGACCTTCCGGAATATCGGATTGAGCCTGTATATCTATCGGATAAAGGTGGCGGTTGGCATTATCGCTACACGAGACAATGGGCTTCTCAGATTATGGGGCGTTCTAGTGAGAGGGCAGTTAATGAGCCAATTGATCGCGCCCCTAGCGATTTTTTACTGATTGTGGATTTCATGTCGGGGGGGCTATATCATGTAATGCTCTCAGGTATATATGATGATTTAAGGCGTGATGGAGTCGAGATTAAGACTGTAACTTACGATCTTTTACCGATCCTTTTTCCGTCTTACTTTCCTGCTGAAAATGAAGTTGAATTAAATCACAAACTTTGGTTAGAGGCAGTCTTTAAATTAGATGGCACGGTTTGTATTTCAAAATCAGTTGCGGATGAGCTGACTGTCTGGGCTAAGAAAAATACAGATGCAGATCTTAGCTCTTTCAGTATTGACTGGTTTCATTTGGGTGCAGACATTGGCTCTTGCGTGCCGACAAAAGGATGTCCGGACGATTACTTAACAACCGTCGGGTCAATAGAACAGGATATTAGTTTTTTAATGGTGGGGACAATCGAGCCACGTAAAGGCTATGCCCAGTCCTTAGCTGCATTCCAGCTGATTTGGGATAAAGGTGTTGATGTTAATCTGGTTTTTGTCGGGAAACAGGGCTGGAACATGAATGAGTTTTTTGACAAAATTAAATCTTCTACAGAGTACAATCGGAAACTTTTTTGGCTTGAGGGTATTAGCGATGAATATTTGGAAAAGATCTATGAGGCCAGCTCTTGCTTGATCGCGGCAAGTGAGGCTGAAGGACTCGGTCTGCCGCTCATTGGAGCCGCTCAATATAAATTACCTATTGTTGCCCGAGATATTCCAGTCTTCCGTGAAGTGGCGACCGAATATGCATTCTATTTCAAAGATTCACAAAATCCGCAAGACATTGCTGGGGCTGTAACGAACTGGTTAGAATTAAATACCAAATCTAAAGCTCCGCGATCAGATGATATGCCTTGGTTGACTTGGTAG